The Nitrosarchaeum sp. region GATGCAGCTATTACCAAAGCAAATTCTACAAAAGGAATTCCCTCAATAATTATTGCTAGAACAATTAAAGGAAAAGGAGTTGAACATATGGAAGATAATCCGCAATGGCATGGAAAAGCACCTGATTCAGATGTTACACCAATAATTGATTTAGAACTTGATTCTCAGTTTATGATTGCCCCATCAATCATTGCTGGTGATATGAATAATCTTGAAAATGAGATTAAGCGATGTATATCTGGCAGAGCCGACTTTATTCATCTTGATGTTATGGATGGCCAATTTGTTCCAACCAAAACTTTCGATCATACAAAAATCAAAGAATTACGCTCATTAACAGTACTCCCATTTGATACTCATTTGATGATCAATGAACCTGTAAAACATGTCAAAGATTATGTTGAATCTGGAAGTGATATAATTACTGTACATGCTGAAGTTTGCGATGAAACAAGCTTTGGTGAAATACATGATTATCTAAAACAAAATAAAGTTGGTGTGGGTCTTGCAATTAATCCAAATACTGAACTTCCTGAATGGTCTTACAAATTCATTCCATCTCTTGATCAACTAATTGTAATGTCTGTTGTACCTGGAAAATCTGGTCAAAAATACATTGAAGAAACTCATGAAAAAATGACTAGATTGAAAGCTATTCTAAATGAGCACAAGTTTTCTGGTTATATTGAGGCTGATGGCGGTGTAACTTTTGATAATATTGGTTCTTGTTTTGCAGATGGCGCTAGAGTTTTTGTGGGTGGTAGTGCAATTATTGGAAAACAAGATGTACGTGGTGCTATTAGAGATTTTAGAAATCAAGTTCTTAAAACTAGACGAAAATTATTACTTGATAAAGCAAATGAATTAGGAGGTTCTGAACTCGTTAAAAAATGGATTGGATTACATGTTGTTGGAGAAAAACAAGAACAGATTAAACAAATAGCAAAAGAGGCAAGTTATCTTTGAATCCACCTATTATGACTGACATGCGTTCAGAGTATTCAAAAATACTAATTGAACTAGGAAAAGAAAATTCAAACATAGTAGTTTTGGGTGCAGACACAACTGATTCACTCAAAACTTCTGGTTTTGGAAAAGCATTTCCAAATAGATTCTTTAATGTAGGTATTGCCGAAGCTAATCTAGTTTCCATGTCTGCAGGTCTTGCAGCTTCTGGAAAAATATCCTTTGCTAGCACTTATGCTATATTTTTGCCTGGTCGTGCAGTTGATCAAATAAGAAACGGAATAGCTTATCCTTCTCCTGGAAATAAAAAAGGTCTTAATGTAAAATTAGTAGTTTCTCATGGTGGTCTATCAGTTGGACCCGATGGCGGTTCACATCAACAAATTGAAGATATTGCAATAATGCGAGTGATTCCAAATTTCCGAGTTTTTATCCCTGCCGATACAATTGCAGTTTCAAAATTAACTAGATTAATGGCAAACGAATACGGTCCATTTTACATGAGAATGGCAAGATCAAACACACCAGTAGTTCATTCTGAATCCCAAGATTTCCAAATTGGTAAAGGAATTACAATTCGCGATGGTTCTGATTGTACTATTGCTGCATGCGGAATTACTGTAAGAATGGCACTTGAAGCAGCTGAATCTTTACAGCATGAGGGAATATCTTGTAGAGTGTTGGACATGTTTTCTATAAAGCCAATTGATGGTGATATATTAGAAAAAGCAGCCAGAGAAACCGGATGCATAGTTACATGTGAAGAACACAATATTTTGGGAGGTATGGGCTCTGCAGTTACAGAATCTGTTTCTGAAAGACATCCTGTCCCAATTAAAAGAATTGGCGCTCAAGATATGTTTGGCGAATCTGCACGAGATAATGAAATTCCACTACTTTTGGAAAAACACGGAATAACATCTTTTAATATGGTCAAACAAGTAAAAGAAATAAGGAGTAGAAAATTATGAAAATTTTTCTTGATAGTGCAAATTTAGAATCCATCAGAAAATTCAATGATATGGGTTTGTTGGATGGAATTACCACAAATCCCTCTCTCATGTCAAAAGAAGGCGGTAATCCAAAAGACGTTATGCAAGAAATCACCAAAATTATCAAAGGCGACGTTAGCCTAGAAGTTGTAAGTACTGAATATTCTGCAATGATTGAAGAAGGAAAACGTTTACGTCAATATGGTAAAAATGTTGTTGTTAAAGTCCCAATGACTTCTGATGGTTTGAAAGCCTGCAAATCTCTTTCATCTGAAGGAATTCCTGTAAATGTTACCCTGGTTTTTTCACCAAACCAAGCATTACTGGCTGCAAAATCAGGGGCAAAATATGTTAGCCCATTTATTGGCCGATTGGATGATGTTGGTCAAGACGGAATGAAATTGATTAAAGACATTAAAGTAATATTTGATAATTATAAGGATGATTTTAAAACACAGATTCTTGTTGCAAGTATTCGTCATCCACTACATGTTATTGATGCGGCAAAGATTGGAGCACACGTTGTAACTTTACCTCCAAATGTTCTAGACAAAATGCTCCAACACCCATTAACAACTATCGGACTGGAAAATTTTCTATCTGATTGGAAAAAACTAAAAGATGGAAATTCTGACATTAAAATTTAAAATTTACATATCCAAAATTATATGTACAATTACCTGATATGATGAGCTTAAATAAATATAAGATAACTTACCTAACCTTATGGGAAAAATCAAGATTAGAACCGGTAGGGGAACTGGAACCAGAGAAATTGATGACGATAAAAAAGGCTGGGCAGGCGACGAATACAAAAAAATTCAAGACGAAAAGAAAAAACAAGCCGCAAATAGAATGATTCATACCGGTAGAGGAACTGGCTCAAAAAGACTAGGAGATTTACCAGATTCAAAACCAAGACCTTCAACCGAAGGTATGACTCGAATCACTGGTAGAGGAACAGGTTCAAGAAAGAGTACTAACAAAGGTTCATCGTAGAACCTCAATTTTCCTTTTTAATTTCGTATATGTTATTCAAATGTTATTTATTCACTAAAAATCATCTTTAGTGATATTCTGTAAAATTATTCAACCTATAACTACTCTCATTTTATTATAATATGTATTATTCATAAAATTTAGTATTAATTGATATGATACAATTATCTTATCTGGTACATTTTTTAAAATTAAAAACTATTTTTTATAATATTTTGCAGTGAATATTATATTGTTTTATCTACCAATCCAACCTAGTTTTTTGAAATAAATAAACATCAATGCGACAGGTATTGTTGATGCCAAAATAATTAATATCAATACTGTATATGGTCCTAAAAATAATACTTGATCATTTAACCCCCCTGGCAAATTTATGTTCATCCCATAAAATGTTCCAATTACTGTTCCAGGAATTGCAAATGTAAAAATTATTGTTAATGCAGCAAGTACTTTATTTGTTTTTTCAGTACTTAACATGAAGTCAGTATCTTTGTAAATTTCCATTGTTTCTCTAGATTCTTCCAGAGTTTCAATTACTTTATCAATGTGATCTATTACATCATCAAAATATAGCGATAGATCATCTTCCTCAGAAAATTTTTTAATATTTTTTGTAATTTCTAATACAAATTTCTTTAATGGATTTGCTATTCGTCTCATTACGTTAATTTCTCTTCTAAGTAAGGCTATACTTCTTGCAACAGATATTTTTTCATCAAAAACTTCATCTTCAAGATCATCTAAATTTGCAATTACTTTTCTTGATATATGTAAGAGTTCATCCACTAGAATGTCTATTATTTCATGGAGGAGATATTCCACAGATTTTCCTAATATTCTTTCTTTTCTATGTGCATCTAAATCATTTTTACAAATATTTACTAAATCTACTAATGGCTTTAAATCTCCTTGATGAACTGTTATTAGAAAATCTTTTCCGATGAA contains the following coding sequences:
- a CDS encoding ribulose-phosphate 3-epimerase, with translation MRLNYYLIKKNVLRARKLVIKALNNAGSGHPGGSFSMAEILGCLFYKHLQYDPNNPQWEDRDRLILSKGHAGPGLFSNMAVAGYFPESQLETLRQFGSKLQGHPDLKCPGVEFCGGSLGTGLSYSIGVALAGKIDGKKHHVYTIIGDGESDEGQIWEAAMTAAKYKVDNLTAFLDRNFIQQDSYTEKIMPLDEKLEGDDISEMWKDASRWKTGDKWRSFGWNVIEIDGHRIEQIDAAITKANSTKGIPSIIIARTIKGKGVEHMEDNPQWHGKAPDSDVTPIIDLELDSQFMIAPSIIAGDMNNLENEIKRCISGRADFIHLDVMDGQFVPTKTFDHTKIKELRSLTVLPFDTHLMINEPVKHVKDYVESGSDIITVHAEVCDETSFGEIHDYLKQNKVGVGLAINPNTELPEWSYKFIPSLDQLIVMSVVPGKSGQKYIEETHEKMTRLKAILNEHKFSGYIEADGGVTFDNIGSCFADGARVFVGGSAIIGKQDVRGAIRDFRNQVLKTRRKLLLDKANELGGSELVKKWIGLHVVGEKQEQIKQIAKEASYL
- a CDS encoding transketolase family protein, giving the protein MNPPIMTDMRSEYSKILIELGKENSNIVVLGADTTDSLKTSGFGKAFPNRFFNVGIAEANLVSMSAGLAASGKISFASTYAIFLPGRAVDQIRNGIAYPSPGNKKGLNVKLVVSHGGLSVGPDGGSHQQIEDIAIMRVIPNFRVFIPADTIAVSKLTRLMANEYGPFYMRMARSNTPVVHSESQDFQIGKGITIRDGSDCTIAACGITVRMALEAAESLQHEGISCRVLDMFSIKPIDGDILEKAARETGCIVTCEEHNILGGMGSAVTESVSERHPVPIKRIGAQDMFGESARDNEIPLLLEKHGITSFNMVKQVKEIRSRKL
- the fsa gene encoding fructose-6-phosphate aldolase, with the translated sequence MKIFLDSANLESIRKFNDMGLLDGITTNPSLMSKEGGNPKDVMQEITKIIKGDVSLEVVSTEYSAMIEEGKRLRQYGKNVVVKVPMTSDGLKACKSLSSEGIPVNVTLVFSPNQALLAAKSGAKYVSPFIGRLDDVGQDGMKLIKDIKVIFDNYKDDFKTQILVASIRHPLHVIDAAKIGAHVVTLPPNVLDKMLQHPLTTIGLENFLSDWKKLKDGNSDIKI
- a CDS encoding magnesium transporter CorA family protein; the encoded protein is MKKGFITNRLHVGKKPQAVQVERKIETVEGKRFLWIDLQNPDRSDIEKLAETYRLNTLNIEDCMTKSELPKLDSYQDHFFVILHFPSILRQPGISRNSQLSIFIGKDFLITVHQGDLKPLVDLVNICKNDLDAHRKERILGKSVEYLLHEIIDILVDELLHISRKVIANLDDLEDEVFDEKISVARSIALLRREINVMRRIANPLKKFVLEITKNIKKFSEEDDLSLYFDDVIDHIDKVIETLEESRETMEIYKDTDFMLSTEKTNKVLAALTIIFTFAIPGTVIGTFYGMNINLPGGLNDQVLFLGPYTVLILIILASTIPVALMFIYFKKLGWIGR